GCAGCTGATCAAGCCGCTGTTCGGGCGCCGCAAGGAGGGGGCGCTGGCCTACCCGAGCGGGCACATCACGGTGACGACCATCGTCGCCGGGTTGGTCGTGGTGGCCGCCGGATATGCGCTGTGGGCGGTGATCGGCGCGGCGGGCTACATCGCGCTGGCCGTTATCGGGGTGGGTACGACGTTTCACTACCTGACCGACGCGCTCGGTGGAGTGCTGCTCGGAGGGGGTTTCGTCGGGATGGCCGTGTTGCTGGCCCGACCCTTATTTGACACGTGTCAACCCACGGCGATGGGCATCACAACCGGTGGTTAGCATGGGGTCATGACTGCGACGCCCGACGTTGAGCTGTCCGCAACCGGCACCATCCGCAGCCCCGCGACCGGCTCGGTCGCCGGCACCGTGCGATGGACCGATCCCGCCGATGTTCCGCGGATCGCTGCGGGGCTGCGGGAGGCGCAGCGAGCGTGGGAGGCCCGCGGTCCGGAGGGCCGTGCCAAGGTGCTGGCCCGGTATGCGGTCTGGTTGGGCGAGCATCGCGACGAGATCGAGCACCTGCTGATCCGCGAGACCGGCAAGTCGGCCATCGACGCCGCGCAGGAGGTGCCGCTCATCATCATGATCGCCTCCTACTACATCAAGACCATGGCCAAGGCGCTGGCGCCCGAGAAGCGGCCGGCGCCGATGCCGTTCCTGTCGATCAAGCGGATCGAGGTGCACTACCGGCCCCGTCCGGTGGTGGGCATCATCGCGCCGTGGAACTATCCGGTCGCCAACGCGCTGATGGACGCGATCGGTGCGCTGGCGGCCGGTTGCGCGGTGCTGCTCAAGCCCTCCGAGCGCACCCCGCTGACCGCCGAGCTGCTGTTGCGCGGCTGGCAGGACTGCGGCGCCCCGGAGGTGCTCGCGCTGGCCCAGGGCGCCCGCGAGGTGTCCGAGGCGGTCATCGACAACTCGGACTTCGTCCAGTTCACCGGTTCCAGCGCGACCGGGGTCAAGGTCATGGAGCGCGCGGCGCGCCGGCTCATCCCGGTCAGCCTGGAGCTCGGCGGCAAGGACCCGATGATCGTGCTCGACGACGCCGACATCGAACTGGCCGCGCACGCCGCGGTCTGGGGCGCGATGTTCAACGCGGGCCAGACCTGCGTGTCGGTCGAGCGGGTGTATGTGCTCGAGTCGGTCTACGAGCAGTTCGTCGACGCGGTGGTGCGCGACGTGGAGAAGCTGCGCACCGGCGCCGGCGAGGGCGGTGACTTCGGTGCGCTGATCGACGAGAACCAGTTGGCCGTCACCGAGCGCCACGTCGCCGACGCGAAGGCCAAGGGTGCGAAGGTGCTCACCGGTGGGCGGCGCCGCCCCGGACCGGGGTGTTTTTACGAGCCCACGGTGCTGGTCGACGTCGATCACTCGATGCTGTGCATGACCGAGGAGACGTTCGGCCCCACCCTGCCGATCATGAAGGTCGGCTCGGTCGCCGAGGCGATCCGGCTGGCCAACGACAGCCCGTACGGGCTGAGCGCCGCGGTGTTCTCCCGTGACGTCGAGCGCGCCAAATCCGTTGCTGTCCAGCTCGATTGCGGCGCGGTGAACATCAACGACGTGATCTCCAACCTGATGTGCACGACCGCTCCGATGGGCGGCTGGAAGGCGTCGGGGCTCGGGGCGCGGTTCGGCGGGCCGGACGGGATCCGCAAGTACTGCCGCCAGGAGGTCATCGTCTCCCCGCGGACCAGCATCGGCGCGGGCAGCACCTATTACAGCAACTCGCCCAAGGCGCTCAAGCGGATGAACAAGCTGCTGACCCGGCTGGCGCTGATCGGTCCGCGCCGCGCGGCGAAGTAGCCCGGCCGAGAGGGCACCGGGGTGCGGTTCGTGGCCACCCTGTTCGGGTGGCTGATCACGACGGTGCTGCTGGCGGTCGCGGTGGTGTCGCTGTGGGCGCAGCGCACGCTGGTCGACGAGGACGGCTACGCCGCGCTGGCGGCCGACGCCGCCCGCAACCCGGCCCTGCAGCGCGCGATGGCCGCCGAACTGCGTACGCAGATCATCGATTTCGCCGCCGGCCGGGGTTACCGGATCAACAGCGATCTGGTCGCAC
The window above is part of the Mycolicibacterium hassiacum DSM 44199 genome. Proteins encoded here:
- a CDS encoding phosphatase PAP2 family protein; protein product: MTGWRRLAPGAVSVVLVVAMVALGVLVGPGATALDDRVAAAGEHVSWLAALTGRIPLTAALLGVLAIAIRRRWWRLAVAAVLFPPAGYALVQLIKPLFGRRKEGALAYPSGHITVTTIVAGLVVVAAGYALWAVIGAAGYIALAVIGVGTTFHYLTDALGGVLLGGGFVGMAVLLARPLFDTCQPTAMGITTGG
- a CDS encoding aldehyde dehydrogenase family protein — encoded protein: MTATPDVELSATGTIRSPATGSVAGTVRWTDPADVPRIAAGLREAQRAWEARGPEGRAKVLARYAVWLGEHRDEIEHLLIRETGKSAIDAAQEVPLIIMIASYYIKTMAKALAPEKRPAPMPFLSIKRIEVHYRPRPVVGIIAPWNYPVANALMDAIGALAAGCAVLLKPSERTPLTAELLLRGWQDCGAPEVLALAQGAREVSEAVIDNSDFVQFTGSSATGVKVMERAARRLIPVSLELGGKDPMIVLDDADIELAAHAAVWGAMFNAGQTCVSVERVYVLESVYEQFVDAVVRDVEKLRTGAGEGGDFGALIDENQLAVTERHVADAKAKGAKVLTGGRRRPGPGCFYEPTVLVDVDHSMLCMTEETFGPTLPIMKVGSVAEAIRLANDSPYGLSAAVFSRDVERAKSVAVQLDCGAVNINDVISNLMCTTAPMGGWKASGLGARFGGPDGIRKYCRQEVIVSPRTSIGAGSTYYSNSPKALKRMNKLLTRLALIGPRRAAK